In Oryza glaberrima chromosome 8, OglaRS2, whole genome shotgun sequence, the following are encoded in one genomic region:
- the LOC127783381 gene encoding phosphatidylinositol-3-phosphatase SAC1 isoform X1, translated as MTAEADDPTAAETLEKFRLYETRARFYLIGTSREKRWFQVLKIDRSERSELNISEDPVWYSQQEVKNLLQRISEGNRSTGGLTFVTKAYGIAGCIKFLESYYLILVTKRRQIGCICGHPIYCIDESQMITIPHSSVQTDVATSKNELRYKKLLASVDLTKDFFYSYTYPIMQSLQQNVTSAGMKEMPYENLFVWNTFLTQPIRSRCRNTLWTVALVHGHFKQVKLSIFGRELNVVLISRRSRHFAGTRYLKRGVNDHGKVANDVETEQIVFEEEAGSWKGRMSAVVQMRGSIPLFWSQEAGRLSPKPDIIVQRYDPTYEATKLHFDDVAQRYGHPIIILNLTKTFEKRPREMMLRREYFNAVGYLNQNVPEEKKLRFIHWDFHKFAKSKSANVLGVLGGVASEALDLTGFYYSGKPKVQKKRSTQLSRTTTARDGSIDIRASSGDLSRLSSNADSLGPTASQDIRKDDSKQELLGDGPCYQTGVLRTNCMDCLDRTNVAQYAYGLAALGRQLHAMGATNVSKIHPDSSIASALMDLYQSMGDALAHQYGGSAAHNTVFPERQGKWKATTQSREFLKSIRRYYSNAYTDGEKQDAINLFLGYFQPQDGKPALWELDSDYYLHVTTYGDDLISDSYHMTSSTGNSAPGESGAALSPGATLSPVPACKEDFSRMKLTSFDKLIERTCSSIRNVRLHCDADLKQSGTVGTSGMAPDAVEIQLRTPNWLFGQRKHAETVPTVKVIPVENANEGNGEDTNVSLCGELSWLSSADTCEEDNFRRYLAFTTADVENGWYGGTLIYDQDENSGAYKHYSEFCQGSVMDPLEHDPEKEMHYAEALSVDIDITDDATVEAEMQAALDDYQIIGSDLSIIPSCGSLAEDPSQLTRWIIGDDKLQVAQ; from the exons atgacggcggaggcggacgacccgacggcggcggagacgctGGAGAAGTTCCGCCTCTACGAGACGCGCGCG AGGTTCTACCTGATCGGGACGTCGCGGGAGAAGCGGTGGTTCCAGGTGCTCAAGATCGACCGCTCCGAGCGCTCCGAGCTCAACATCAGCGAGGACCCCGTCTGGTACTCCCAGCAGGAGGTCAAGAACCTCCTCCAGCGCATCTCCGAGGGCAACCGCTCCACTGGCGGCCTCACCTTCGTCACCAAGGCCTATGGCATCGCTG GTTGCATCAAGTTCTTGGAGTCATATTATCTGATTTTGGTCACCAAGCGCCGCCAAATTGGTTGCATTTGTGGGCATCCTATTTACTGTATAGATGAGAGCCAGATGATAACCATTCCACACTCATCTGTGCAGACAGATGTTGCAACCTCTAAGAATGAGCTAAG GTACAAGAAACTTTTGGCTAGTGTTGATCTCACCAAGGATTTCTTCTATAGCTACACATACCCCATTATGCAGAGCCTGCAGCAGAATGTTACTTCTGCAGGGATGAAGGAAATGccttatgaaaatttatttgtctGGAATACTTTCCTGACACAGCCGATTCGGTCAAGGTGCCGCAATACTCTCTGGACAGTAGCGCTGGTCCATGGGCATTTCAAGCAG GTCAAGCTATCAATATTTGGCAGGGAGCTAAATGTTGTTCTCATTTCTAGAAGATCACGGCATTTTGCAGGGACACG GTATTTGAAAAGAGGCGTGAATGACCATGGAAAAGTTGCTAACGATGTTGAAACTGAGCAAATAGTCTTTGAGGAGGAAGCTGGTTCCTGGAAGGGAAGAATGAGTGCAGTAGTACAGATGCGGGGATCGATCCCTCTCTTTTGGTCGCAGGAGGCTGGCCGACTTAGTCCTAAGCCTGATATTATTG TGCAGAGATATGATCCTACATATGAAGCAACTAAGTTACATTTTGATGATGTCGCTCAGCGCTATGGGCATCCTATCATAATACTTAATTTAACAAAg ACTTTTGAGAAAAGGCCCCGAGAGATGATGCTCAGGCGTGAATATTTTAACGCAGTTGGATATCTTAATCAAAATGTCCCAGAGGAGAAGAAATTGAGATTCATCCACTGGGATTTCCATAAATTTGCAAAAAG TAAGTCTGCAAATGTTCTGGGTGTTTTAGGAGGTGTTGCTAGTGAAGCACTGGATCTCACTGGATTTTACTACAGTGGAAAGCCAAAAGTTCAAAAGAAAAGGTCAACTCAGCTTAGTAGAACTACCACCGCAAG GGATGGTTCCATTGATATAAGAGCTAGTTCTGGAGACCTTTCAAGGCTTTCGAGTAATGCAGATTCACTTGGTCCCACTGCTTCTCAAGATATAAGAAAAGATGACAGCAAACAAGAACTTCTTGGTGATGGTCCTTGTTATCAAACTGGAGTTCTTCGTACAAATTGCATGGATTGCCTGGATCGTACAAACGTTGCTCAGTATGCTTACGGCCTTGCTGCTTTGGGAAGGCAGCTACATGCAATGGGAGCGACTAATGTTTCAAAAATCCACCCAGATAGCAGCATTGCTTCAGCTTTAATGGATTTGTACCAGAGCATGGGTGATGCACTTGCTCATCAATATGGAGGCTCAGCAGCACATAACACA GTTTTCCCTGAGAGGCAAGGGAAGTGGAAGGCTACCACTCAGTCTCGGGAGTTCCTCAAATCAATTAGACGGTATTACAGCAATGCCTATACTGATGGTGAGAAACAAGATGCCATAAATCT ATTTTTGGGTTATTTCCAACCTCAAGATGGAAAGCCTGCTCTCTGGGAATTAGACTCTGATTACTATCTTCATGTGACAACATATGGCGATGATCTTATATCTGATAGCTACCATATGAC CTCCTCAACTGGAAATAGTGCACCTGGGGAATCTGGAGCTGCATTGAGCCCTGGAGCCACATTGAGCCCTGTTCCAGCATGTAAGGAGGACTTCTCAAGGATGAAACTTACTTCATTTGACAAACTTATTGAAAGGACTTGCAGTTCAATAAGGAACGTGCGGCTTCACTGTGATGCTGATCTGAAACAGAGCGGAACTGTTGGAACTTCTGGAATGGCCCCAGATGCAGT GGAGATACAGCTTAGAACCCCAAACTGGTTGTTTGGTCAAAGAAAACACGCAGAGACTGTCCCAACAGTAAAAGTTATTCCAGTGGAAAATGCAAATGAGGGTAACGGGGAGGACACGAATGTTTCTCTATGTGGGGAATTGAGTTGGCTTTCGTCAGCAGATACATGCGAGGAGGACAATTTCAGAAG GTATCTTGCATTCACAACAGCGGACGTAGAGAATGGCTGGTATGGTGGAACACTGATATATGATCAAGATGAAAACAGCGGGGCTTATAAACATTACTCTGAATTTTGCCAG GGCTCAGTCATGGATCCCCTCGAGCACGATCCCGAGAAAGAAATGCATTATGCGGAGGCCCTCAGCGTGGATATTGACATCACTGATGATGCAACGGTAGAAGCAGAAATGCAAGCTGCCCTGGACGATTACCAGATAATAGGTTCAGACCTCAGCATTATTCCATCTTGTGGATCGCTCGCTGAAGATCCAAGCCAGCTGACGAGGTGGATCATTGGTGATGATAAACTGCAAGTCGCACAgtag
- the LOC127782713 gene encoding TOM1-like protein 5: MASEMVKAATSEKLKEMDWAKNIEICELVAQDPGKAKDVIKPIKKYLGSRSKNTQLYAVMLLEMLMNNCGEPIHKQVIDNGLLPILVKIVKKKTELPVREKIFLLLDATQTSLGGVKGKFPQYYGAYYELVSAGVQFSNRPNVVVTQAQAPVPVPEPTIEPNNNSLSRRLDEGQKEVHAQPVSESSIIRKASSVMEVLKDVLDSMDPRHPEGATDEFVLDLVEQCTFQKQRIMHLVMTSRDEVVVSQAIELNEELHKVLVRHDALLSVQPTTTVASTLKEEEEEDAESLYRRLRKGKALSEDYTDDSIPSFRSIPEDKMRRPLTIEPSNTDKKLGALNIRSPYPEARPDVLIPPPPAKHAERERFFREKSMDANLLGHLRGLSLHSRDGSSSCSGSTDYGD, encoded by the exons ATGGCCTCGGAAATGGTTAAGGCGGCGACGAGTGAGAAGCTCAAGGAGATGGATTGGGCCAAGAACATCGAAATCTGCGAGCTCGTCGCTCAGGATCCTGG GAAAGCGAAGGATGTGATCAAGCCGATAAAGAAGTATTTAGGTAGCAGGAGCAAGAACACTCAACTTTATGCTGTTATG CTGTTAGAAATGCTCATGAATAACTGCGGAGAACCTATCCACAAGCAGGTCATTGATAACGGTCTTCTCCCGATACTTGTGAAGATTGTGAAGAAAAAG ACAGAATTACCAGTTCgtgaaaaaatatttcttttgctGGATGCGACCCAAACATCCCTTGGTGGAGTTAAAGGGAAATTCCCTCAGTACTATGGGGCATATTATGAGTTGGTG TCTGCTGGCGTTCAGTTTTCGAATCGCCCAAATGTTGTTGTTACACAAGCACAAGCTCCAGTCCCGGTCCCAGAACCAACAATCGAACCAAATAATAACAGTTTATCTAGGAGATTGGACGAAGGACAGAAGGAAGTGCATGCGCAGCCTGTTTCCGAGTCAAG TATAATTCGGAAAGCTTCTAGTGTCATGGAAGTTCTAAAGGACGTGCTTGATTCGATGGATCCTAGACACCCTGAG GGAGCAACTGATGAGTTTGTGTTGGATCTTGTGGAGCAATGCACATTTCAAAAACAGCGAATAATGCATCTAGTTATGACATCAAG GGATGAAGTGGTGGTATCACAAGCAATTGAACTGAACGAAGAGCTTCACAAGGTCCTTGTACGGCATGATGCGTTGCTTTCAGTTCAGCCAACTACAACAGTAGCTTCTACTctcaaggaggaagaggaagaagatgccgAAAGCCTTTACCGGAG GCTTCGAAAGGGTAAAGCATTATCGGAAGATTATACAGATGACTCCATACCATCATTTCGATCTATACCTGAAGACAAGATGCGCCGCCCACTCACCATTGAGCCATCCAACACTGATAAGAAACTGGGGGCACTGAATATTCGCTCGCCATATCCTGAAGCGAGGCCTGACGTGCTGATTCCACCACCGCCTGCCAAGCACGCCGAGAGGGAGAGGTTCTTCCGGGAGAAGAGCATGGATGCCAACTTGCTGGGCCATCTTAGGGGCTTATCATTGCACAGCCGGGACGGCAGTAGCTCGTGTAGCGGCAGCACAGATTATGGAGACTGA
- the LOC127783381 gene encoding phosphatidylinositol-3-phosphatase SAC1 isoform X2, with translation MTAEADDPTAAETLEKFRLYETRARFYLIGTSREKRWFQVLKIDRSERSELNISEDPVWYSQQEVKNLLQRISEGNRSTGGLTFVTKAYGIAGCIKFLESYYLILVTKRRQIGCICGHPIYCIDESQMITIPHSSVQTDVATSKNELRYKKLLASVDLTKDFFYSYTYPIMQSLQQNVTSAGMKEMPYENLFVWNTFLTQPIRSRCRNTLWTVALVHGHFKQVKLSIFGRELNVVLISRRSRHFAGTRYLKRGVNDHGKVANDVETEQIVFEEEAGSWKGRMSAVVQMRGSIPLFWSQEAGRLSPKPDIIVQRYDPTYEATKLHFDDVAQRYGHPIIILNLTKTFEKRPREMMLRREYFNAVGYLNQNVPEEKKLRFIHWDFHKFAKSKSANVLGVLGGVASEALDLTGFYYSGKPKVQKKRSTQLSRTTTARDGSIDIRASSGDLSRLSSNADSLGPTASQDIRKDDSKQELLGDGPCYQTGVLRTNCMDCLDRTNVAQYAYGLAALGRQLHAMGATNVSKIHPDSSIASALMDLYQSMGDALAHQYGGSAAHNTVFPERQGKWKATTQSREFLKSIRRYYSNAYTDGEKQDAINLFLGYFQPQDGKPALWELDSDYYLHVTTYGDDLISDSYHMTAPGESGAALSPGATLSPVPACKEDFSRMKLTSFDKLIERTCSSIRNVRLHCDADLKQSGTVGTSGMAPDAVEIQLRTPNWLFGQRKHAETVPTVKVIPVENANEGNGEDTNVSLCGELSWLSSADTCEEDNFRRYLAFTTADVENGWYGGTLIYDQDENSGAYKHYSEFCQGSVMDPLEHDPEKEMHYAEALSVDIDITDDATVEAEMQAALDDYQIIGSDLSIIPSCGSLAEDPSQLTRWIIGDDKLQVAQ, from the exons atgacggcggaggcggacgacccgacggcggcggagacgctGGAGAAGTTCCGCCTCTACGAGACGCGCGCG AGGTTCTACCTGATCGGGACGTCGCGGGAGAAGCGGTGGTTCCAGGTGCTCAAGATCGACCGCTCCGAGCGCTCCGAGCTCAACATCAGCGAGGACCCCGTCTGGTACTCCCAGCAGGAGGTCAAGAACCTCCTCCAGCGCATCTCCGAGGGCAACCGCTCCACTGGCGGCCTCACCTTCGTCACCAAGGCCTATGGCATCGCTG GTTGCATCAAGTTCTTGGAGTCATATTATCTGATTTTGGTCACCAAGCGCCGCCAAATTGGTTGCATTTGTGGGCATCCTATTTACTGTATAGATGAGAGCCAGATGATAACCATTCCACACTCATCTGTGCAGACAGATGTTGCAACCTCTAAGAATGAGCTAAG GTACAAGAAACTTTTGGCTAGTGTTGATCTCACCAAGGATTTCTTCTATAGCTACACATACCCCATTATGCAGAGCCTGCAGCAGAATGTTACTTCTGCAGGGATGAAGGAAATGccttatgaaaatttatttgtctGGAATACTTTCCTGACACAGCCGATTCGGTCAAGGTGCCGCAATACTCTCTGGACAGTAGCGCTGGTCCATGGGCATTTCAAGCAG GTCAAGCTATCAATATTTGGCAGGGAGCTAAATGTTGTTCTCATTTCTAGAAGATCACGGCATTTTGCAGGGACACG GTATTTGAAAAGAGGCGTGAATGACCATGGAAAAGTTGCTAACGATGTTGAAACTGAGCAAATAGTCTTTGAGGAGGAAGCTGGTTCCTGGAAGGGAAGAATGAGTGCAGTAGTACAGATGCGGGGATCGATCCCTCTCTTTTGGTCGCAGGAGGCTGGCCGACTTAGTCCTAAGCCTGATATTATTG TGCAGAGATATGATCCTACATATGAAGCAACTAAGTTACATTTTGATGATGTCGCTCAGCGCTATGGGCATCCTATCATAATACTTAATTTAACAAAg ACTTTTGAGAAAAGGCCCCGAGAGATGATGCTCAGGCGTGAATATTTTAACGCAGTTGGATATCTTAATCAAAATGTCCCAGAGGAGAAGAAATTGAGATTCATCCACTGGGATTTCCATAAATTTGCAAAAAG TAAGTCTGCAAATGTTCTGGGTGTTTTAGGAGGTGTTGCTAGTGAAGCACTGGATCTCACTGGATTTTACTACAGTGGAAAGCCAAAAGTTCAAAAGAAAAGGTCAACTCAGCTTAGTAGAACTACCACCGCAAG GGATGGTTCCATTGATATAAGAGCTAGTTCTGGAGACCTTTCAAGGCTTTCGAGTAATGCAGATTCACTTGGTCCCACTGCTTCTCAAGATATAAGAAAAGATGACAGCAAACAAGAACTTCTTGGTGATGGTCCTTGTTATCAAACTGGAGTTCTTCGTACAAATTGCATGGATTGCCTGGATCGTACAAACGTTGCTCAGTATGCTTACGGCCTTGCTGCTTTGGGAAGGCAGCTACATGCAATGGGAGCGACTAATGTTTCAAAAATCCACCCAGATAGCAGCATTGCTTCAGCTTTAATGGATTTGTACCAGAGCATGGGTGATGCACTTGCTCATCAATATGGAGGCTCAGCAGCACATAACACA GTTTTCCCTGAGAGGCAAGGGAAGTGGAAGGCTACCACTCAGTCTCGGGAGTTCCTCAAATCAATTAGACGGTATTACAGCAATGCCTATACTGATGGTGAGAAACAAGATGCCATAAATCT ATTTTTGGGTTATTTCCAACCTCAAGATGGAAAGCCTGCTCTCTGGGAATTAGACTCTGATTACTATCTTCATGTGACAACATATGGCGATGATCTTATATCTGATAGCTACCATATGAC TGCACCTGGGGAATCTGGAGCTGCATTGAGCCCTGGAGCCACATTGAGCCCTGTTCCAGCATGTAAGGAGGACTTCTCAAGGATGAAACTTACTTCATTTGACAAACTTATTGAAAGGACTTGCAGTTCAATAAGGAACGTGCGGCTTCACTGTGATGCTGATCTGAAACAGAGCGGAACTGTTGGAACTTCTGGAATGGCCCCAGATGCAGT GGAGATACAGCTTAGAACCCCAAACTGGTTGTTTGGTCAAAGAAAACACGCAGAGACTGTCCCAACAGTAAAAGTTATTCCAGTGGAAAATGCAAATGAGGGTAACGGGGAGGACACGAATGTTTCTCTATGTGGGGAATTGAGTTGGCTTTCGTCAGCAGATACATGCGAGGAGGACAATTTCAGAAG GTATCTTGCATTCACAACAGCGGACGTAGAGAATGGCTGGTATGGTGGAACACTGATATATGATCAAGATGAAAACAGCGGGGCTTATAAACATTACTCTGAATTTTGCCAG GGCTCAGTCATGGATCCCCTCGAGCACGATCCCGAGAAAGAAATGCATTATGCGGAGGCCCTCAGCGTGGATATTGACATCACTGATGATGCAACGGTAGAAGCAGAAATGCAAGCTGCCCTGGACGATTACCAGATAATAGGTTCAGACCTCAGCATTATTCCATCTTGTGGATCGCTCGCTGAAGATCCAAGCCAGCTGACGAGGTGGATCATTGGTGATGATAAACTGCAAGTCGCACAgtag